In one Cervus elaphus chromosome 9, mCerEla1.1, whole genome shotgun sequence genomic region, the following are encoded:
- the LOC122699490 gene encoding intercellular adhesion molecule 1 — protein MRFPGSTAPSAPLGLPMGIKGPAKPWAPVLAARLRRSLSAPPLPAMAPGAVPAAQLAFLAVLGTLLPGPGGARTSIHPSKAIIPRGGSLKVNCSISCDQKATFGLETELTKKVVGHGNNWKVFELSDVQEDINLLCYSNCHNEQTIATMNLTVYWISERVELAPLPLWQPVGEELNLSCLVSGGAPRDHLSVVLLRGEEELGRQPVGKGEPAEVMFTVQPRREDHGTNFSCRSELDLRSQGLELFQNTSAPRKLQTYVLPSTDPHLEAPRVVEVGSRRPVKCMLDGLFPAWDAEVYLVLGDQKLKSNTMYNGDSVLAEAWLEENEEGTHSLKCSVNLGEKDRRTRSNVTIYSFPVPTLTLSPPEVSEWTTVTVECVTRDGAVVTLNGVSAEPPGPRAQLKLNVSADDHGSNFSCSAALKIAGQVVHKNQTRELHVLYGPRLDQRDCLGNWTWQEGSEQTLKCEARGNPIPKLNCSRKGDGASLPIGDLRPVKREVAGTYLCRATSTRGGVTREVVLNVLHGQNILDIVIPVVAVVLILGALGTAGYIYNYQRKIQIYELQKARKAQEEAALKLHAQSTPP, from the exons ATGAGGTTTCCGGGAAGCACCGCCCCCTCGGCCCCCCTCGGCCTGCCCATGGGTATAAAAGGACCCGCGAAGCCCTGGGCGCCAGTCTTGGCCGCGCGTCTCCGCCGCAGCTTGTCCGCCCCGCCTCTGCCTGCGATGGCTCCCGGCGCCGTCCCTGCCGCGCAGCTTGCGTTCCTGGCCGTGCTCGGGACTTTGCTCCCAG GGCCTGGAGGTGCCAGAACATCAATACATCCTTCAAAAGCCATCATACCCCGTGGAGGCTCCCTGAAGGTGAACTGCAGTATCTCCTGTGACCAAAAGGCAACGTTTGGCCTAGAGACTGAATTAACCAAGAAGGTGGTGGGCCATGGGAACAATTGGAAGGTTTTTGAACTGAGTGATGTGCAAGAAGACATCAACCTATTGTGCTACTCAAACTGTCATAACGAACAGACAATAGCTACGATGAACCTCACCGTATACT GGATCTCGGAGCGTGTGGAGCTGGCCCCCCTGCCCCTCTGGCAGCCTGTGGGTGAAGAACTCAACCTAAGCTGCCTGGTGTCTGGCGGGGCCCCCCGGGACCACCTCTCCGTGGTGCTGCTCCgaggggaggaggagctgggccGGCAGCCAGTGGGAAAGGGGGAGCCCGCCGAGGTCATGTTCACGGTGCAGCCTAGAAGAGAGGACCATGGCACCAATTTCTCTTGCCGCTCAGAACTGGACCTGCGGTCGCAAGGGCTGGAACTCTTCCAGAACACCTCGGCCCCCAGGAAGCTCCAGACCTATG TCCTGCCATCAACTGACCCACACCTTGAGGCCCCCCGGGTTGTGGAAGTAGGCTCACGGAGGCCGGTGAAGTGCATGCTGGATGGACTATTCCCAGCCTGGGACGCTGAGGTCTACCTGGTGCTGGGGGACCAGAAACTGAAATCCAATACCATGTACAATGGTGACTCTGTCTTGGCCGAGGCCTGGCTGGAGGAAAATGAGGAGGGCACCCATTCCTTGAAGTGTTCAGTGAATCTGGGAGAGAAGGATCGGAGAACGCGCAGCAACGTGACCATCTACA GCTTCCCGGTTCCCACCCTGACCCTGAGCCCACCTGAGGTCTCAGAATGGACTACTGTGACTGTGGAATGCGTGACCCGTGATGGAGCTGTGGTGACGCTGAACGGAGTCTCAGCTGAGCCTCCGGGTCCGAGGGCCCAGTTGAAGCTGAACGTCAGTGCCGATGACCACGGGAGCAACTTCTCCTGCTCTGCTGCCCTGAAGATAGCTGGGCAGGTGGTCCACAAAAACCAGACCCGGGAGCTCCATGTCCTGT ATGGCCCCCGACTAGATCAGCGGGATTGCCTGGGAAATTGGACGTGGCAGGAAGGCTCGGAGCAGACCCTGAAGTGCGAGGCCCGGGGGAACCCAATCCCCAAGCTCAACTGTAGCCGGAAAGGGGACGGGGCTTCGCTGCCCATCGGGGACCTGAGGCCTGTCAAGCGGGAGGTGGCGGGCACCTACCTGTGTCGGGCCACTAGCACTCGTGGTGGAGTCACCCGTGAAGTGGTCCTGAACGTGCTCC ACGGCCAGAATATCCTGGACATTGTCATTCCAGTAGTAGCTGTGGTCCTCATCTTGGGTGCTCTGGGCACTGCCGGTTACATCTACAACTACCAGCGGAAGATCCAGATATACGAGCTGCAAAAGGCCCGGAAGGCCCAAGAAGAGGCTGCGTTGAAACTGCATGCACAATCCACACCACCCTGA